The proteins below come from a single Longimicrobium sp. genomic window:
- the hemA gene encoding glutamyl-tRNA reductase: MPLAVVGVSHRTAPIELRERFAFGRAELPGALISLVEETGAETVVLSTCNRTEVYLAAPEGVDGTEAARAVLAGRVGMSAEGAARHLYLHRDRGAAEHLFRVSSGLDSMILGEPQIQGQVRDAYAVARETAAEEGPVVGPALNRLFQTALNVGGRVRSETGLGIGAASVSSAAVDLAKKIFGSLKGRRALVLGAGEMSETTLECLRGEGVRTAIVANRTWDRARELAERWGGEAVRWEQFGDALAGVDIVICSTAAPHPVLTRERLRAALPNGAKRPLCIIDIALPRDVEPAVGGEPNVFLYDIDDLQAIVSGNLDRRRAELPAAEGIVGAGVDEFWSWYSSLAVVPTIRALRDHGERVRQAEVERALRSLQHLSPGDQQAIDALTRSLLNKLLHAPTVRLRQAAGNGRGTGVLDTVRYLFELEPDGSPQDQTPPE, from the coding sequence ATGCCTCTCGCAGTCGTAGGAGTCAGCCACCGCACGGCGCCGATCGAGCTCCGGGAACGGTTCGCCTTCGGGCGGGCCGAGCTTCCCGGCGCCCTGATCTCGCTGGTGGAGGAGACCGGCGCGGAGACGGTGGTGCTCTCCACCTGCAACCGCACCGAGGTGTACCTGGCCGCTCCCGAGGGGGTGGACGGCACCGAGGCCGCGCGCGCCGTGCTCGCTGGACGCGTAGGGATGTCCGCGGAGGGTGCCGCGCGCCACCTCTACCTGCACCGCGACCGCGGCGCCGCCGAGCACCTCTTCCGCGTCTCATCCGGCCTCGACTCCATGATCCTGGGCGAGCCGCAGATCCAGGGGCAGGTGCGCGACGCCTACGCCGTGGCCCGCGAGACCGCCGCCGAGGAGGGGCCCGTGGTCGGCCCCGCCCTCAACCGCCTCTTCCAGACCGCCCTCAACGTCGGCGGCAGGGTGCGCAGCGAGACGGGGCTGGGGATCGGCGCCGCGTCCGTGTCGTCCGCGGCGGTGGACCTGGCGAAGAAGATCTTTGGGTCGCTCAAGGGCCGGCGTGCTCTCGTGCTGGGGGCGGGCGAGATGAGCGAGACGACGCTGGAGTGCCTGCGGGGCGAGGGGGTTCGCACCGCCATCGTCGCAAACCGCACCTGGGATCGGGCGCGCGAGCTGGCGGAGCGCTGGGGCGGCGAGGCGGTGCGCTGGGAGCAGTTCGGCGACGCGCTCGCCGGGGTGGACATCGTCATCTGCTCCACCGCGGCGCCGCACCCCGTGCTCACGCGCGAGCGGCTGCGCGCGGCGCTGCCGAACGGGGCGAAGCGGCCGCTCTGCATCATCGACATCGCACTGCCGCGCGACGTGGAGCCGGCGGTGGGCGGCGAGCCGAACGTCTTCCTCTACGACATCGACGACCTGCAGGCCATCGTCAGCGGCAACCTGGACCGCCGCCGCGCGGAGCTTCCCGCGGCGGAGGGGATCGTGGGGGCCGGGGTGGATGAGTTCTGGAGCTGGTACTCGTCGCTGGCCGTGGTCCCCACCATCCGCGCGCTGCGCGACCACGGCGAGCGCGTGCGGCAGGCGGAGGTGGAGCGCGCGCTCCGCTCGCTGCAGCACCTGTCGCCCGGCGACCAGCAGGCGATCGACGCGCTGACCCGCTCGCTCCTCAACAAGCTGCTCCACGCGCCCACCGTGCGCCTGCGCCAGGCCGCCGGCAACGGGCGCGGCACCGGCGTGCTGGACACCGTGCGCTACCTGTTCGAGCTGGAGCCCGACGGCTCCCCCCAAGACCAGACCCCACCGGAATGA
- a CDS encoding MotA/TolQ/ExbB proton channel family protein — protein sequence MIIQTHQGEFSTAWEMVAKGTASTKIIMAVLAILSLASWAVIVWKILQFRRLRGESDTFMRRVGGAQTTDDAYHAVTLMDASPFTRLFQRGLGFFREMRPGAARANSEVRGLSPAQLEVLRIVLEKEEGEERDDAARGVGWLAIIASVSPLLGLLGTVLGVMTSFIGVAQAGSSSIDAVAPGVAEALLTTAGGLVVAIPAAMAYNYLTGKLNDFMGELEGISSELIATLAREGRI from the coding sequence ATGATCATCCAGACGCATCAAGGCGAGTTCTCCACTGCGTGGGAGATGGTGGCGAAGGGTACCGCCTCCACGAAGATCATCATGGCCGTGCTGGCCATCCTCTCGCTCGCCTCCTGGGCCGTGATCGTGTGGAAGATCCTCCAGTTCCGCCGGCTGCGGGGCGAGAGCGACACCTTCATGCGCCGCGTGGGCGGGGCGCAGACCACGGACGACGCCTACCACGCGGTCACGCTGATGGATGCGTCGCCCTTCACGCGGCTCTTCCAGCGCGGGCTGGGTTTCTTTCGCGAGATGCGGCCCGGCGCCGCGCGCGCCAACAGCGAGGTGCGCGGCCTGTCGCCCGCGCAGCTGGAGGTGCTGCGCATCGTGCTCGAAAAGGAGGAGGGGGAGGAGCGCGACGACGCGGCGCGCGGGGTGGGGTGGCTCGCCATCATCGCCTCCGTCTCGCCGCTGCTGGGACTCCTGGGCACGGTGCTCGGGGTGATGACGTCGTTCATCGGCGTGGCGCAGGCGGGGTCCAGCAGCATCGACGCCGTCGCCCCGGGTGTGGCCGAGGCGCTCCTCACCACCGCGGGGGGGCTGGTGGTGGCGATCCCGGCGGCGATGGCGTACAACTACCTGACCGGCAAGCTGAACGACTTCATGGGCGAGCTGGAGGGGATCAGCAGCGAGCTGATCGCCACGCTGGCGCGCGAAGGGCGCATCTAG
- a CDS encoding biopolymer transporter ExbD gives MPRRRGRGRGQDLGFSAEINVTSLVDVVLTLLVIFIITAPMMQGGVEVSIPRAQTQSVASPEGVVVTIDRTGAIFVGQAAVRWDEFTTQFPLLVKERGADNVYLRADEAVPYGRVVQVLGAMKSANVATVGLIAEPERPAGGR, from the coding sequence GTGCCGCGCCGGCGCGGAAGGGGCCGCGGCCAGGACCTTGGCTTCAGCGCCGAGATCAACGTCACCTCGCTGGTGGACGTGGTGCTGACGCTGCTCGTGATCTTCATCATCACCGCGCCGATGATGCAGGGCGGCGTGGAGGTGAGCATCCCGCGCGCGCAGACGCAGTCCGTCGCCTCGCCGGAGGGGGTGGTGGTGACGATCGACAGGACGGGCGCCATCTTCGTGGGGCAGGCGGCGGTGCGGTGGGACGAGTTCACCACCCAGTTCCCGCTGCTGGTGAAGGAGCGCGGAGCGGACAACGTGTACCTGCGCGCGGACGAGGCGGTGCCGTACGGGCGCGTGGTGCAGGTGCTGGGCGCCATGAAGTCCGCCAACGTCGCCACCGTGGGGCTGATCGCCGAGCCCGAGCGGCCGGCGGGGGGGCGGTAG
- a CDS encoding OmpA family protein: protein MKLRHLATLALIPLAMGACRKRPPAAAPGTDSTTAGSTTGAGARADSIRLEEEARQRAEANRAEADRVERDRRERESALAPVREALTEIIFFEYDSDEIRGEAEAKLRAKADILRANPSIRLRIEGHADQRGSTEYNLALGQRRAEAVRAWLGAYGIDASRFTTLSYGKERPLDEGPDEGALARNRRAEFAIVGGQLSTAPGGGR, encoded by the coding sequence ATGAAGCTCCGCCACCTCGCCACCCTCGCCCTCATCCCGCTGGCGATGGGCGCCTGCCGCAAGCGCCCGCCGGCCGCCGCGCCGGGCACGGACAGCACGACGGCCGGGAGCACCACCGGCGCCGGGGCGCGCGCGGACTCCATCCGGCTGGAGGAGGAGGCGCGGCAGCGCGCGGAGGCGAACCGTGCCGAGGCGGACCGCGTGGAGCGCGATCGGCGCGAGCGCGAGTCGGCGCTGGCGCCCGTGCGCGAGGCGCTCACCGAGATCATCTTCTTCGAGTACGACAGCGACGAGATCCGCGGCGAGGCGGAGGCGAAGCTCCGCGCCAAGGCGGACATCCTGCGCGCAAACCCCAGCATCCGCCTGCGCATCGAGGGGCACGCGGACCAGCGCGGCTCCACGGAGTACAACCTGGCGCTGGGCCAGCGCCGCGCGGAGGCGGTGAGGGCGTGGCTGGGCGCGTACGGCATCGACGCGTCGCGCTTCACCACGCTGTCGTACGGCAAGGAGCGCCCGCTGGACGAGGGGCCGGACGAGGGCGCGCTGGCGCGAAACCGCCGGGCCGAGTTCGCCATCGTGGGCGGGCAGCTGAGCACCGCGCCCGGAGGCGGACGATGA